One segment of Streptosporangium brasiliense DNA contains the following:
- a CDS encoding class I fructose-bisphosphate aldolase, whose protein sequence is MREEDYHRLRETRARSPWRVAEAAAARRRRSLLEDRDRLLIVAADHTARGMLGVAGRPMAMAGRVELLARLMTALARPGVDGLLATPDIVEDLLLLGALEGKLVIGSMNRGGLQGAAFEFDDRFTAYDAASIVRMGLDGGKMLCRIGLDDPATAATLESCATAVTELAGHGLMAMVEPFWSRRVDGAVRHDLSPEGMIHAISVGQGLGATSAHTWLKLPVVDDMERVMRATTLPTLLLGGDPAQAPEQVFDSWSKALRLPGVRGLVVGRALLYPPGDDVAAAVDTAVSLLETS, encoded by the coding sequence ATGCGTGAGGAGGACTATCACCGGCTGCGCGAGACCCGCGCGCGTTCTCCCTGGCGGGTGGCCGAGGCGGCGGCGGCCCGGCGGCGGCGGAGCCTGCTGGAGGACCGTGACCGGCTTCTGATCGTCGCGGCCGACCACACGGCGCGGGGCATGCTCGGTGTCGCCGGCCGGCCGATGGCCATGGCCGGCCGCGTCGAGCTGCTGGCGCGGCTCATGACCGCCCTGGCCCGGCCGGGGGTGGACGGCCTGCTGGCCACCCCCGACATCGTGGAGGACCTGCTGCTGCTCGGCGCGCTGGAGGGCAAGCTCGTCATCGGCTCGATGAACCGGGGCGGCCTGCAGGGCGCGGCCTTCGAGTTCGACGACCGCTTCACCGCCTACGACGCCGCCTCGATCGTCCGGATGGGCCTGGACGGCGGCAAGATGCTCTGCCGGATCGGTCTGGACGACCCCGCGACCGCCGCCACCCTGGAGTCCTGCGCGACGGCGGTCACGGAGCTGGCCGGGCACGGCCTGATGGCGATGGTCGAGCCGTTCTGGTCGCGCAGGGTCGACGGCGCGGTCAGGCACGACCTGTCGCCGGAGGGGATGATCCACGCCATCAGCGTCGGCCAGGGGCTCGGCGCGACCTCCGCGCACACGTGGCTGAAGCTCCCGGTGGTCGACGACATGGAGCGGGTGATGCGGGCCACGACGCTGCCGACCCTGCTGCTCGGCGGCGACCCCGCCCAGGCGCCCGAGCAGGTCTTCGACTCCTGGAGCAAGGCGCTGCGCCTGCCCGGGGTGCGGGGCCTGGTCGTCGGCCGGGCACTGCTCTACCCGCCCGGCGACGACGTGGCCGCGGCGGTCGACACCGCGGTGAGCCTGCTGGAGACGTCATGA
- a CDS encoding ABC transporter ATP-binding protein: protein MPNITLSGVAKSYGGGDHAVKNLDLTVPDGAFMCLLGPSGCGKTTTLRMIAGLEQPSAGTIAVGDRVLDSVERGLYVPPEKRGMGLVFQNYALWPHLSVRENVEFGLRMRKVPGPERRARAEAALRMVHVDAAMDRYPSQLSGGQQQRVALARMLAINPTVLLLDEPLSNLDARLRLEMRAELKRIHEESGATIVFVTHDQLEALTMATDVAVMNEGELQQLAAPMEMYARPANRFVAEFVGSPPMAIIDVGSSRTGLAGSLLRSVEARAARCVPAAVGIRPEALRLGAPPGSAWREEAVVEAVLPAGSSWTVRLRVLDTELYALSYTPVEAAPGEVLTCWTDQMHLFGADGARISSWDRTEVGA, encoded by the coding sequence ATGCCGAACATCACCCTGAGCGGAGTCGCCAAGAGCTACGGCGGTGGCGACCACGCCGTGAAGAACCTCGATCTGACCGTCCCCGACGGCGCGTTCATGTGCCTGCTGGGCCCCTCGGGCTGCGGCAAGACGACCACGCTGCGGATGATCGCCGGGCTTGAGCAGCCGAGTGCGGGCACCATCGCCGTCGGCGACAGGGTCCTCGACTCCGTCGAGCGCGGCCTCTACGTCCCACCGGAGAAACGCGGCATGGGGCTGGTCTTCCAGAACTACGCGCTCTGGCCCCACCTGTCGGTGCGCGAGAACGTCGAGTTCGGCCTGCGGATGCGCAAAGTGCCCGGCCCCGAGCGGCGGGCCAGGGCGGAGGCGGCGCTGAGGATGGTCCACGTCGACGCCGCCATGGACCGCTACCCCTCCCAGCTCTCCGGCGGCCAGCAGCAGCGCGTCGCGCTGGCCAGGATGCTGGCGATCAACCCCACGGTGCTGCTGCTCGACGAGCCGCTGTCCAACCTCGACGCCCGGCTCCGCCTGGAGATGCGCGCCGAGCTCAAACGCATCCACGAGGAGTCCGGCGCGACGATCGTCTTCGTCACCCACGACCAGCTGGAGGCGCTCACGATGGCCACCGACGTCGCGGTCATGAACGAGGGCGAGCTGCAGCAGCTGGCCGCCCCGATGGAGATGTACGCCAGACCCGCCAACCGGTTCGTCGCCGAGTTCGTCGGCAGCCCGCCGATGGCGATCATCGACGTCGGCTCCTCCCGCACCGGCCTGGCCGGCTCGCTGCTCCGCTCCGTCGAGGCCCGCGCCGCGCGGTGCGTCCCCGCCGCCGTCGGCATCCGGCCCGAGGCGCTGCGCCTGGGCGCGCCGCCCGGCTCCGCCTGGCGCGAGGAGGCCGTGGTCGAGGCGGTGCTGCCGGCCGGTTCCTCCTGGACCGTACGGCTGCGCGTCCTGGACACCGAGCTGTACGCGCTCTCCTACACGCCGGTCGAGGCGGCCCCCGGTGAGGTGCTGACCTGCTGGACCGACCAGATGCACCTGTTCGGCGCGGACGGCGCCCGGATCTCCTCCTGGGACCGGACGGAGGTCGGCGCGTGA
- a CDS encoding DUF47 domain-containing protein, protein MSGADGRARRFARAWDDLRGRSGRRVVDLVRGQVDVARAGAVLARSTASGAVGRSAARAQMAEVEHEGDAARAELVRVLRRVLATPIDREDLFRLSRSVDDVLDHLRDYVRETDLFGPEDLGFAVEPLQAVIDGLDELENAVLKMIDDPGSVTVAVLATRKSCSRVRQLYQTRLTELFAGPLEMDTLRRRELLSRLDAVGRRLGEAADALADAMLKRSH, encoded by the coding sequence GTGAGCGGCGCCGACGGCCGCGCCCGGCGGTTCGCGCGGGCCTGGGACGACCTGCGCGGCCGGTCCGGACGGCGGGTCGTCGACCTGGTCCGCGGCCAGGTCGACGTCGCCCGGGCCGGGGCCGTGCTGGCCCGCTCGACCGCGTCCGGCGCGGTCGGGCGATCGGCCGCGCGCGCCCAGATGGCCGAGGTGGAGCACGAGGGCGACGCGGCGCGGGCCGAGCTGGTGCGCGTCCTGCGGCGGGTGCTGGCGACCCCCATCGACCGGGAGGACCTGTTCAGACTCTCCCGCTCGGTCGACGACGTGCTGGACCACCTGCGCGACTACGTGCGTGAGACCGACCTGTTCGGGCCGGAGGACCTCGGCTTCGCCGTCGAGCCGCTGCAGGCGGTGATCGACGGTCTCGACGAGCTGGAGAACGCCGTCCTGAAGATGATCGACGACCCCGGTTCGGTCACCGTGGCCGTGCTGGCGACGCGCAAGTCCTGCAGCCGGGTCCGCCAGCTCTACCAGACCCGGCTCACCGAGCTGTTCGCCGGGCCGCTGGAGATGGACACCCTGCGCCGGCGCGAGCTGCTGTCGCGTCTCGACGCGGTGGGCCGGCGGCTGGGCGAGGCCGCCGACGCGCTCGCCGACGCGATGCTCAAGCGGAGCCACTGA
- the iolD gene encoding 3D-(3,5/4)-trihydroxycyclohexane-1,2-dione acylhydrolase (decyclizing): MRLTTAQALVRFLANQWTERDGAEHRLIPAVLGIFGHGNVAGLGQALAEQGAGSHAALPYHPARNEQAMVHTAVGYARTRHRLSTLACTTSIGPGATNLVTGAALATINRLPVLLLPGDVFATRVANPVLQELEDPRSYDVTVNDTLRPVSRFFDRINRPEQLPSALLAAMRVLTDPAETGAVTLALPQDVQAEAHDWPAELFARRLWHVPRPVPEPAALARALTLLRTCRRPLIIAGGGVKHSDACVELAAFAARHRIPVAETQAGKGALPHDHPHAVGAIGHTGTAAANALAREADLVIGVGTRYSDFTTASRTLFGQARFLNINITAFDAVKHAAQTLVADARQALLTLSGQLDGWSADPGWSARATQLTTAWQARTAELTAGDALTQPVLLETLNQCAQPSDVVVNAAGSMPGDLHKLWRAGGPDQYHVEYGYSCMGYEIAGGLGVKLAAPDREVFVLVGDGSYLMMAQEIVTAVQEGVKLIVIVVDNHGYASIGDLSESVGARRLGTAHRARGATGELDGPFLPVDLAANAASLGADVSRADSRPALREALAAARASTRTTVVCVETVPGPGPDTTAWWDVPVAETSGLAEVRAARRHYEQAKRDQQPYL, encoded by the coding sequence ATGAGGCTCACCACGGCGCAGGCGCTCGTGCGCTTCCTGGCCAACCAATGGACCGAACGCGACGGCGCCGAACACCGCCTGATCCCCGCCGTCCTCGGCATCTTCGGCCACGGCAACGTCGCCGGCCTCGGCCAGGCCCTGGCCGAACAGGGCGCCGGCAGCCACGCCGCACTGCCCTACCACCCGGCCCGCAACGAACAGGCAATGGTCCACACCGCCGTCGGCTACGCCCGTACCCGCCACCGCCTGTCCACCCTGGCCTGCACCACCTCCATCGGGCCCGGCGCCACCAACCTCGTCACCGGCGCCGCCCTGGCCACCATCAACCGCCTGCCCGTCCTGCTGCTGCCCGGCGACGTCTTCGCCACCCGGGTCGCCAACCCGGTGCTGCAGGAACTGGAGGACCCCCGCTCCTACGACGTGACCGTCAACGACACCCTCCGCCCGGTCAGCCGATTCTTCGACCGGATCAACCGGCCCGAGCAACTACCCTCGGCGCTGCTGGCCGCGATGCGGGTGCTGACCGACCCCGCCGAGACCGGCGCGGTCACCCTCGCCCTGCCCCAGGACGTCCAGGCCGAGGCCCACGACTGGCCCGCGGAGCTGTTCGCCCGCCGCCTGTGGCACGTGCCCCGCCCCGTCCCCGAACCCGCCGCGCTGGCCCGCGCCCTGACCCTGCTGCGCACCTGCCGGCGGCCGCTGATCATCGCCGGCGGCGGCGTCAAACACAGCGACGCCTGCGTCGAGCTGGCCGCCTTCGCCGCCCGCCACCGCATCCCGGTCGCCGAGACCCAGGCCGGCAAGGGCGCCCTGCCCCACGACCACCCCCACGCCGTCGGCGCCATCGGGCACACCGGCACCGCCGCCGCCAACGCCCTGGCCCGCGAGGCCGACCTGGTCATCGGCGTCGGCACCCGCTACAGCGACTTCACCACCGCCTCCCGCACCCTGTTCGGGCAGGCGAGATTCCTCAACATCAACATCACCGCCTTCGACGCGGTCAAACACGCGGCGCAGACGCTCGTCGCCGACGCCCGCCAGGCCCTGCTTACGCTGAGCGGGCAGTTGGACGGCTGGAGCGCCGACCCGGGCTGGAGCGCCCGCGCCACCCAGCTCACCACCGCCTGGCAGGCCCGCACCGCCGAGCTGACCGCCGGTGACGCGCTCACCCAGCCGGTGCTGCTGGAGACCCTCAACCAGTGCGCCCAGCCGTCGGACGTGGTGGTCAACGCCGCCGGATCGATGCCCGGGGACCTGCACAAACTCTGGCGCGCCGGCGGCCCCGACCAATACCACGTCGAGTACGGCTACTCCTGCATGGGCTACGAGATCGCCGGCGGCCTCGGCGTGAAACTCGCCGCCCCCGACCGGGAGGTGTTCGTGCTGGTCGGCGACGGCTCCTACCTGATGATGGCCCAGGAGATCGTCACCGCCGTGCAGGAGGGCGTCAAGCTCATCGTGATCGTGGTCGACAACCACGGCTATGCCTCCATCGGCGACCTCAGCGAGTCGGTCGGCGCCCGCCGGCTGGGCACCGCCCACCGCGCGCGCGGCGCCACCGGCGAGCTGGACGGCCCGTTCCTGCCGGTGGACCTGGCCGCCAACGCCGCCAGCCTCGGCGCCGACGTGTCGCGCGCCGACAGCCGCCCGGCGCTGCGGGAGGCGCTGGCCGCCGCCCGCGCCTCCACCCGCACCACGGTCGTCTGCGTCGAGACCGTTCCCGGCCCCGGCCCGGACACCACCGCCTGGTGGGACGTCCCCGTCGCCGAGACCTCGGGACTGGCCGAGGTCAGGGCGGCACGCCGGCACTACGAGCAGGCCAAACGCGACCAGCAGCCCTACCTCTGA
- a CDS encoding inorganic phosphate transporter has product MGWTLAFAAVAVLFVLVSGANDGATLIGLGLRFPRSPGWAVAALPVAVLFAVPYLLGITVARTFTERLAGLGTSGGAAAFLAGVAIAVAVVAVLTGRGLPTSLTLAVIGGISGAGIGAGLPVSWSALAAVLAVGAGAPLAGLVLGYLLGNVSRRVPSHRRMSRLVLAAHLLAYAAQCVAYALNDGQKMIAVVSVAVGVGRHGLGGVGPVEVPPAWMAVLAAVFLAGALTSLAPVGERLGRGLVITRPLHIVSAEAAATGAVLGSSALGSPVSMTQSITAGVVGVAASEGARRVRWQGVVNMGTAWVVTLPSSMALGCLAGLALRLL; this is encoded by the coding sequence ATGGGGTGGACGCTGGCGTTCGCCGCGGTGGCGGTCCTCTTCGTGCTGGTCAGCGGGGCCAACGACGGGGCCACGCTCATCGGCCTCGGCCTCCGGTTCCCCCGCTCCCCGGGATGGGCGGTCGCCGCGCTTCCGGTGGCGGTGCTCTTCGCGGTGCCGTACCTGCTGGGGATCACGGTCGCGCGGACCTTCACCGAGCGGCTGGCGGGGCTCGGGACGAGCGGCGGCGCGGCGGCGTTCCTGGCGGGGGTGGCGATCGCGGTGGCCGTGGTCGCGGTCCTGACCGGCAGGGGGCTGCCCACCAGCCTGACGCTCGCGGTGATCGGCGGCATAAGCGGCGCGGGGATCGGCGCCGGGCTCCCGGTGTCGTGGTCGGCCCTGGCGGCCGTCCTGGCGGTCGGGGCCGGCGCGCCCCTGGCCGGGCTGGTCCTGGGCTACCTGCTGGGGAACGTGTCACGCCGGGTGCCGTCCCACCGCCGGATGTCCCGGCTCGTGCTCGCCGCCCACCTGCTGGCCTACGCGGCCCAGTGCGTGGCGTACGCGCTGAACGACGGCCAGAAGATGATCGCGGTGGTGAGCGTCGCGGTCGGTGTGGGCCGTCACGGGCTGGGCGGCGTCGGCCCCGTCGAGGTGCCGCCGGCGTGGATGGCCGTCCTCGCGGCGGTCTTCCTCGCCGGCGCCCTGACCAGCCTGGCGCCCGTCGGGGAGCGGCTGGGCCGCGGCCTGGTCATCACCCGGCCGCTGCACATCGTCTCGGCCGAGGCGGCGGCCACCGGCGCCGTCCTCGGCAGCTCGGCCCTGGGGAGCCCGGTGAGCATGACCCAGTCGATCACGGCCGGGGTCGTCGGCGTGGCGGCGAGTGAGGGAGCCAGGAGGGTGCGATGGCAGGGCGTCGTGAACATGGGCACGGCATGGGTGGTCACGCTGCCGTCGTCGATGGCGCTGGGCTGCCTGGCCGGACTCGCGCTGAGGCTGCTGTGA
- the iolB gene encoding 5-deoxy-glucuronate isomerase: protein MTHIPRGAAASSPWAVEITPESAGWAYAGLRVVDLSGGSVEFTTGEEEMLVLPLSGPCEVECDGVRLSLAGRTSVFDTVTDFAYLPIRTSVRITGRGRFALPAARATRRFPVRYGPAREVPVEVRGAGQASRQVNNFCAPDAFDCDKLVAVEVLTPGGNWSSYPPHKHDTASPHEAVLEEIYYFEGGPGYQRVYGTHDTLTEVSGGDVVLVPHGYHGPSMAAPGYDLYYLNVLAGPAPTRSMAFRDDPQHAWIRSSWAGQAIDSRVSRRVADARAGSLGGTS from the coding sequence ATGACGCACATCCCCCGCGGCGCGGCCGCATCCTCCCCATGGGCGGTGGAGATCACTCCGGAGTCGGCCGGGTGGGCCTACGCCGGGCTGCGGGTCGTGGACCTGTCCGGCGGGAGCGTGGAGTTCACCACCGGTGAGGAGGAGATGCTGGTCCTGCCGCTGTCGGGCCCGTGCGAGGTCGAGTGCGACGGCGTACGGCTGTCGCTGGCCGGCCGGACCTCGGTCTTCGACACGGTCACCGACTTCGCCTATCTGCCGATCAGGACGTCTGTCCGGATCACCGGCCGGGGCCGCTTCGCGCTCCCCGCGGCGCGGGCGACCCGGCGTTTCCCGGTCCGGTACGGCCCGGCGCGCGAGGTGCCGGTCGAGGTGCGCGGCGCGGGCCAGGCCAGCCGCCAGGTCAACAACTTCTGCGCCCCCGACGCCTTCGACTGCGACAAGCTGGTGGCGGTCGAGGTGCTCACCCCCGGCGGCAACTGGTCCTCCTACCCCCCGCACAAGCACGACACCGCCTCCCCGCACGAGGCCGTGCTGGAGGAGATCTACTACTTCGAGGGCGGCCCCGGCTACCAGCGGGTCTACGGCACCCACGACACCCTGACCGAGGTCTCGGGCGGCGACGTGGTGCTCGTCCCGCACGGCTACCACGGCCCGTCGATGGCCGCCCCCGGCTACGACCTGTACTACCTCAACGTCCTGGCCGGACCCGCCCCCACACGGTCCATGGCCTTCCGCGACGACCCCCAGCACGCCTGGATCCGCTCCTCCTGGGCGGGGCAGGCGATCGACTCCCGCGTGTCGCGCCGTGTCGCGGACGCCCGGGCCGGATCCCTCGGAGGCACTTCATGA
- the iolC gene encoding 5-dehydro-2-deoxygluconokinase, protein MIEVLTMGRVGVDVYPLQVGVGLREVETFGKYLGGSPVNVAVAAARLGRSSAVITRTGADPFGLFVHDALRAYGVDDRYVTAVPGLPTPVTFCEIRPPEDFPLYFYRHPKAPDLEILAGELDLEAVAGARVLWATVTGLSREPSRGAHFAAWRARGRRVHTVLDLDYRPVFWPGVGAARAQVRRALGQVTVAVGNVDEVEVATGVREPLAAGRMLLEAGVELAVIKRGSAGVVGMTRTQTVEVAPVPVEVVNGLGAGDAFGGALCHGLLEGWPLERVLRFANAAGAIVAGRLACAPAMPTLDEVEGVLSDDTLKGDAAHA, encoded by the coding sequence GTGATCGAGGTGTTGACCATGGGGCGGGTGGGGGTGGACGTCTACCCGCTGCAGGTGGGGGTGGGGCTGCGGGAGGTGGAGACCTTCGGCAAGTATCTGGGCGGCAGTCCGGTCAACGTGGCGGTGGCGGCGGCCCGGCTGGGCCGTTCCAGTGCGGTGATCACCCGGACCGGGGCCGATCCGTTCGGGTTGTTCGTCCATGACGCGTTGCGGGCCTACGGGGTCGATGACCGGTATGTCACGGCGGTGCCGGGGCTGCCGACGCCGGTGACGTTCTGTGAGATCCGGCCGCCGGAGGATTTCCCGCTGTATTTCTACCGGCATCCCAAGGCGCCGGATCTGGAGATCTTGGCGGGGGAGTTGGATCTGGAGGCGGTGGCCGGGGCGCGGGTGCTGTGGGCGACGGTGACGGGGTTGTCGCGGGAGCCGTCGCGGGGGGCGCATTTCGCGGCGTGGCGGGCGCGGGGGCGGCGGGTGCACACGGTGCTGGATCTGGATTACCGGCCGGTGTTCTGGCCGGGGGTGGGGGCGGCGCGGGCGCAGGTGCGGCGGGCGTTGGGGCAGGTGACGGTGGCGGTGGGGAATGTGGATGAGGTGGAGGTGGCCACCGGGGTGCGGGAGCCGTTGGCGGCGGGGCGGATGTTGCTGGAGGCGGGGGTGGAGCTGGCGGTGATCAAGCGGGGGTCGGCCGGGGTGGTGGGGATGACGCGGACGCAGACGGTGGAGGTGGCGCCGGTGCCGGTGGAGGTGGTCAACGGGTTGGGGGCCGGTGACGCCTTCGGCGGGGCGTTGTGTCATGGGTTGTTGGAGGGGTGGCCGTTGGAGCGGGTGCTGCGGTTCGCCAACGCGGCGGGGGCGATCGTGGCGGGGCGGTTGGCCTGCGCGCCCGCCATGCCCACCCTCGACGAGGTGGAGGGCGTCCTGTCCGATGACACGTTGAAGGGAGATGCCGCACATGCGTGA
- a CDS encoding Gfo/Idh/MocA family protein produces the protein MRVGLLGLGRIGAFHAATLAALVDELVVSDADRSRAEAVAGQLGARVGDAFDADAVVIATPTAGHAELLLRACELGVPAFCEKPVAIGVEDTLRVLKAAERSGTVVHIGFQRRFDAGYAAARAALRGGGLGTLHRVHLVTADPRPPAAGYVPASGGIFRDCHIHDFDILRWVTGREVEFVYAAGANRGAAFFAEAGDVDTSAALLILDDGTLVTVQGSRYNGAGYDVRMELAGTVGTQVAGLDRRVPLTSAEGWQPPGEPWPDFAVRFEAAYVAEMGAFLAAARGERESPCTVDDALAALYVAEAAELSRREGRPVRMAEVTK, from the coding sequence ACCGGAGCCGGGCCGAGGCGGTGGCCGGACAGCTCGGGGCCCGCGTCGGCGACGCCTTCGACGCGGACGCGGTGGTGATCGCGACTCCGACGGCGGGTCACGCGGAGCTGTTGCTGCGGGCCTGTGAGCTGGGGGTGCCGGCCTTCTGTGAGAAGCCGGTCGCGATCGGGGTGGAGGACACGCTGCGGGTCCTCAAGGCGGCCGAGCGGAGCGGGACGGTGGTGCACATCGGGTTCCAGCGGCGTTTCGACGCCGGTTACGCGGCGGCGCGGGCGGCGCTGCGCGGGGGCGGGCTGGGCACGTTGCACCGGGTGCACCTGGTCACCGCCGATCCCCGGCCGCCGGCGGCCGGTTACGTGCCCGCCTCGGGGGGGATCTTCCGGGACTGTCACATCCATGATTTCGACATCCTGCGCTGGGTCACCGGCCGTGAGGTGGAGTTCGTCTATGCCGCCGGTGCCAACCGGGGTGCGGCCTTCTTCGCCGAGGCCGGTGACGTCGACACCAGTGCCGCGCTGCTCATCCTGGACGACGGCACGCTGGTGACGGTGCAGGGCTCGCGTTACAACGGCGCCGGGTACGACGTGCGGATGGAGCTGGCGGGCACGGTGGGGACCCAGGTGGCGGGTCTGGATCGGCGTGTGCCGCTGACCAGCGCCGAGGGGTGGCAGCCGCCGGGTGAGCCGTGGCCGGACTTCGCCGTCAGGTTCGAGGCCGCCTACGTGGCCGAGATGGGCGCGTTCCTGGCCGCGGCGCGGGGCGAGCGGGAGAGTCCCTGCACGGTCGATGACGCCCTGGCCGCGCTCTACGTCGCCGAGGCCGCCGAGCTGTCCAGGCGCGAGGGGCGTCCGGTCCGGATGGCGGAGGTGACCAAGTGA
- a CDS encoding ABC transporter permease, which yields MAVLTKAETPPPPPRRRRLVYRLRVLRHDPTAALGLILVILLAYLVVAPLVAVLSDAFRLQYGDEVHAGQRPGEWTGYYLWRVFRSQISGLLFWEPLLNTLVIAVGTTLFALVVGGGMAWLVTRTNVPGRRWLAGALVVPYMLPSWTFSLAWLSLFKNERAAGQVGFLQAQGIRTPDWLAYGAVPIIITLGLHYYPFVLLLVGNALRRIDAQLEDSARILGAPQRTVIRRIVVPLMLPALSSAVLLVVGRVLGTFGTPYVLGLPADYRVLSTGLFQSIRDRSTGVASVLAAVIVIIGVLIVFTDTRLMREHRRFVTVGGKGAMDRLGDLRRWRWPLFGLGLVVFAVSVLVPVFTLLLSTVTRTPLDLSTFTLDYWLAERLPGAVGFPHGVLRGSELWTAAWNSLRIVGLASLICAVAGLLIGYVVVRGTAPRVAGFLRQVSFLPYLIPGIAFAAASLSLFAVARGPLPALYGTTFLLILVMAVTHLPYSSRSGIAAMMQLGREPEEAAQIAGASWWQRMRRIIFPIQKGALVTGIVLPFISGLKELSIVIMLTTTGTQLLTTLSIGLVDYGYTQLANAVVLVIALVSFTMTYLTQRLTNSSLASGLGG from the coding sequence ATGGCTGTTCTCACCAAGGCGGAGACTCCGCCACCTCCGCCGAGGCGGCGCAGGCTGGTCTACCGGCTCCGAGTGCTGCGCCACGACCCGACCGCCGCACTCGGATTGATCCTCGTCATCCTGCTCGCCTACCTCGTCGTGGCGCCGCTGGTCGCGGTGCTGTCGGACGCCTTCCGCCTGCAGTACGGCGACGAGGTGCACGCCGGGCAGCGACCGGGCGAATGGACCGGCTACTACCTGTGGCGGGTGTTCCGGTCCCAGATCAGCGGCCTGCTGTTCTGGGAGCCGCTGCTCAACACCCTGGTGATCGCGGTGGGCACCACGCTGTTCGCACTGGTCGTCGGGGGCGGCATGGCCTGGCTGGTGACCAGGACCAACGTGCCGGGGCGCAGATGGCTCGCCGGCGCCCTGGTGGTCCCCTACATGCTGCCGTCGTGGACCTTCTCCCTGGCCTGGCTGTCGCTGTTCAAGAACGAGCGGGCCGCCGGGCAGGTCGGATTCCTGCAGGCCCAGGGGATCAGGACCCCCGACTGGCTCGCCTACGGCGCGGTACCGATCATCATCACCCTGGGACTGCACTACTACCCGTTCGTGCTGCTCCTGGTCGGAAACGCGCTGCGCCGCATCGACGCGCAGCTGGAGGACTCCGCGCGGATCCTCGGTGCCCCGCAGCGGACCGTCATCCGGCGGATCGTGGTGCCGCTGATGCTCCCGGCGCTGTCCTCGGCCGTGCTGCTGGTGGTCGGCCGGGTGCTCGGCACGTTCGGCACGCCCTACGTGCTCGGCCTGCCGGCCGACTACCGGGTGCTGTCCACCGGGCTGTTCCAGTCGATCCGGGACCGCAGCACCGGCGTGGCGTCCGTGCTCGCCGCCGTCATCGTGATCATCGGGGTGCTGATCGTCTTCACCGACACCCGGCTGATGCGTGAGCACCGCCGCTTCGTCACGGTGGGCGGCAAGGGCGCGATGGACCGGCTGGGCGACCTGCGCCGCTGGCGCTGGCCCCTGTTCGGGCTGGGCCTGGTGGTCTTCGCGGTGAGCGTTCTGGTCCCGGTGTTCACGCTGCTGCTGTCGACGGTCACCCGCACGCCGCTGGACCTGTCCACCTTCACCCTCGACTACTGGCTCGCCGAGCGGCTGCCCGGAGCGGTCGGCTTCCCGCACGGTGTCCTGCGCGGCTCCGAGCTGTGGACGGCGGCGTGGAACTCGCTGCGCATCGTCGGCCTGGCCTCGCTGATCTGCGCGGTCGCCGGCCTGCTGATCGGCTACGTCGTGGTGCGCGGGACGGCTCCACGCGTCGCCGGGTTCCTCCGCCAGGTCTCCTTCCTGCCCTACCTCATCCCCGGCATCGCGTTCGCGGCCGCCTCGCTGTCGCTGTTCGCCGTCGCCCGGGGCCCCCTCCCCGCGCTGTACGGGACGACCTTCCTGCTGATCCTGGTGATGGCCGTGACGCACCTGCCCTACAGCTCGCGCTCGGGCATCGCGGCGATGATGCAGCTCGGCCGCGAACCGGAGGAGGCCGCGCAGATCGCCGGGGCCTCCTGGTGGCAGCGGATGCGGCGGATCATCTTCCCGATCCAGAAGGGCGCCCTCGTCACCGGGATCGTGCTGCCGTTCATCTCCGGGCTCAAGGAGCTCAGCATCGTCATCATGCTGACCACCACCGGGACGCAGCTCCTCACGACCCTGTCGATCGGCCTCGTGGACTACGGATACACCCAGCTCGCCAACGCGGTCGTGCTCGTGATCGCCTTGGTCTCCTTCACCATGACCTACCTGACGCAGCGTCTGACCAACAGCAGCCTGGCGTCCGGCCTAGGAGGATAG